In Roseicyclus marinus, the genomic window GGCCCGCGCCCTTGGGGCGGATGCGGTGGCCGATGCCTTTGCCAAGGCGGGGGTGCGGGTCATCCGCAACGGGTCGCGCGGGATGGTCTGGTTGGAGCCGCTGGTCGAGATCGAGGAGGGCGGCGCGCGCCGCGCCTATGGATCGGTCACGCCTGCCGATGTCGCGGGCATCCTGTCGGGTGAAGTGCAAAGCCTTGGCCCCGTTGAAGATATTCCGTTCTTTGCGCGGCAGACCCGGCTGACCTTTGCCCGGTGCGGGCTGATCGACCCGCTCGACCTGGCGGAATACGAGGCCCATGGCGGGCTTGCCGGTCTGCGCCGCGCGCTGGAGCTGGGGTCCGAAGGGATCCTGGCGGAAGTCAAGGACAGCGGCCTGCGCGGACGGGGCGGCGCGGGTTTTCCCACGGGGATCAAATGGGAAACGGTCGCGCGCGCCCAGGCCGACCGCAAATACATCGTGTGCAACGCCGACGAGGGCGACAGCGGCACCTTTGCCGACCGGATGCTGATGGAGGGCGACCCGTTCTCGCTGATCGAGGGGATGGTGATCGCGGGCATCGCCGTGGGGGCGACAAAGGGCTTCGTCTATATCCGCTCGGAATATCCCGATGCCATCGAGGTGATGTACCGAGTAGTCGAAATATCACGAAAAAACAAAATTTTGGGGCACGTTCTTCATTCGGAACATGAATTCGATATCGAGATCCGGGTCGGTGCGGGCGCCTATGTCTGCGGCGAGGAAACCTCGCTCCTGAACTCGCTCGAGGGCAAGCGCGGGGTGGTGCGCGCCAAGCCGCCGCTGCCTGCGCTCGAAGGGTTCATGGGGCGGCCCACGGTCGTGAACAACGTGATCTCGCTCGGCACGATCCCGGTCATCCTCGAGAAGGGCGCGGCGCATTACGCGGGCTTTGGCCTTGGGCGGTCCAAGGGGACGATGCCCATCCAGATCGCGGGCAATGTCGCGCGTGGCGGGTTGTTCGAGACGGCCTTTGGCATGCCCTTGGGCGCGTTGGTCAACGAGATCGCGGGCGGCACGGCCACGGGGCGGCCCGTCAAGGCGGTGCAGGTGGGCGGGCCGCTTGGCGCCTATTTCGCGCCGGAGAAATTCGACACGCCTTTTGCCTACGAGGAATTCGACGGGCAGGGCGGCTTGATCGGGCATGCCGGTGTCGTGGTCTTTGACGAGAGCGCCGACATGCGCGCCATGGCGCGGTTCGCCATGGAATTCTGCGCGGTGGAGAGCTGCGGGAAATGCACGCCTTGCCGCATCGGCGCGGTGCGGGGCGTGGAGACCATCGATCGGATCGCGGCGGGCGATGCATCCGCCGTGCCGCTTCTGGTCGATCTGTGCGAGACGATGAAACATGGCTCGCTCTGCGCCTTGGGCGGGTTCACGCCCTATCCGGTGATGAGTGCGCTGACGCAATTCCCCGAGGAGTTCGCGGGTCATCGGGAGGCGGCGGAATGAGCCAGAATTCCCGGTTTCGCTGCCTTCGGCATCGACCCGCGGGGGCCTTGCCCCCGCACCCCCCAGAGTTTTTCGACCAAGATGAAGCAGGGAGCATTCCGCGCATGAAGGATTTCATCATTCCCTGGGGTGACGACCGCGACATGGGCACGCCTGCGAAAGAGGGCGCGCCCATCACGCTGGAGATCGACGGGTTCGAGGTGACGGTGCCCGAGGGCACATCCGTGATGCGGGCGGCGGCGATCGCGGGCATCAAGGTGCCCAAGCTTTGCGCCAGCGACAACCTGGAGGCTTTCGGGTCGTGCCGACTGTGCGTGGTCGAGATCGAGGGGCGGCGCGGCACGCCTGCGTCTTGCACCACGCCGGTGGCACCCGGGATGGTCGTGCGGACCCAATCCGAGCAGGTCAAGAAGATCCGCAAGGGGGTGATGGAGCTTTATATCTCGGACCATCCGCTTGATTGCCTGACCTGTAGCGCCAATGGCGATTGCGAGTTGCAGGATATGGCGGGTGTCGTGGGCCTGCGCGATCAGCGCTTCGAGGCGCCCGAGGGGGGCATGCGGACCCATTTCGCGACCCGAGACACGAGCGGGCAGGCGAACCCCGAATACAGGCCCAAGGACGACAGCAACCCGTATTTCACCTATGATCCGGCGAAATGCATCGTCTGCAATCGCTGCGTCAGGGCCTGCGAAGAGGTGCAGGGGACATTTGCCCTGACGATCGAAGGCCGGGGGTTCGACAGCCGTGTGTCCGCCGGTGGGGCAGGTGACGATTTCTTGTCCTCCGATTGCGTGAGCTGCGGGGCCTGCGTGCAGGCTTGCCCGACCGCGACCCTGCAGGAAAAGAGCGTCATCGAATTGGGCACGCCGACGCGGTCGGTCATCACCACCTGCGCCTATTGCGGGGTGGGATGTTCCTTCAAGGCGGAGCTCAACGGCGACGAATTGGTGCGCATGACGCCCTACAAGCATGGCGCGGCCAATCGCGGGCATTCTTGCGTGAAGGGGCGGTTTGCCTATGGCTATGCGACCCATGCCGACCGCATCCTGAGCCCGATGATCCGCGAGACCATCGACGAGCCCTGGCGCGAGGTGAGCTGGGAGGAGGCGCTTGGGTTTGCCGCGGCCAAGATGCGGGGCATCCAGGCCAAGTATGGGCGCAAGGCGGTGGGGGTCATAACCTCGAGCCGGTGCACCAACGAAGAGACCTACCTGGTGCAGAAGCTGACGCGGGCGGTGTTCCTGAACAACAACACCGACACCTGCGCGCGCGTCTGCCATTCGCCGACGGGCTATGGCCTGGGCCAGACATTCGGCACCAGTGCGGGCACGCAGAATTTCGACAGCGTGGCCAAGGCGGATGTCGTTGTCGTGATCGGGGCGAACCCGACCGACGGGCACCCGGTTTTCGCCAGCCGTCTCAAGAAACGCCTGCGGGCGGGGGCCAAGCTGATCGTCATCGACCCGCGCCGGATCGATCTTGTGAAATCGGCCCATATCGAGGCGGCCCATCACCTGGCGCTGCGCCCCGGCACCAATGTGGCGGTCGTGACCGCGCTTGCGCATGTGATCGTGACCGAAAAGCTCTATGACGAGAGCTTCATCAGGCAGCGCTGCGATTGGGACGAGTTCGAGGAGTACGCGGAATTCATCAGCGATGTCCGCCATGCCCCCGAGATGACCGAGATGCTGACGGGCGTTCCGGCGGAGGAATTGCGCGCGGCAGCCCGGCTTTATGCGACGGGCGGCAATGGCGCGATCTACTACGGGCTGGGTGTGACCGAGCATAGCCAAGGGTCGACCACCGTGATGGGGATCGCGAACCTCGCGATGCTGACGGGCAATATCGGGCGCGAGGGCGTGGGCGTGAACCCGCTGCGCGGGCAGAACAACGTGCAAGGGTCCTGCGACATGGGATCCTTCCCGCATGAATTGCCGGGATATCGCCATGTGAAGAACGCCGATGTGCGCGCGATTTTCGAGAGCGCCTGGGGGGTCGAGATCGACGCGGAGCCGGGTCTGCGCATTCCCAACATGCTCGACGCGGCCGTATCGGGGCAGTTCAAGGGGCTCTATTGCCAGGGCGAGGATATCTTGCAATCCGATCCCGATACCCGCCATGTCGCGGCGGGGCTGGCGGCGATGGATTGTGTCATCGTCCATGACCTTTTCCTGAACGAGACGGCGAATTACGCCCATGTCTTCTTGCCCGGCTCGACCTTTCTGGAAAAGGACGGAACCTTTACCAATGCCGAGCGGCGCATCAACCGCGTGCGCAAGGTCATGGCACCGCGCAACGGTTATGCGGATTGGGAAATCACCCAGATGCTGGCCAATGCGATCCTGAAAGCCGAGGGGCGCCCGCTGTGGCATTACACCCATCCGGCCCAGATCATGGAGGAAATCGCGGCCACGACCCCCGGTTTTGCCAATGTCGATTACGCCATGCTGGAGGAAAAGGGCTCTGTGCAATGGCCCTGCAACGATGCCGCGCCCGAAGGTTCGCCCATCATGCATGTCGATGGCTTCGTGCGGGGCAAGGGGCGTTTCATCGTCACCGAATATGTCGCGACCGAAGAGCGGACCGGCCCGCGGTTCCCGCTCCTGCTCACCACCGGGCGCATCCTGAGCCAGTACAACGTGGGGGCCCAGACGCGGCGGACGCCGAACACGGTCTGGCACACGGAGGATGTGCTTGAAATCCATCCCCATGATGCCGAGGTGCGCGGCGTGAAGGAGGGGGATTGGGTCAAGCTGGCGTCCCGTTCGGGCGAAACGGCGATGCGGGCGCATCTGACGGATCGGGTCAGCCCCGGTGTGGTTTACACGACCTTTCACCATCCCACGACACAGGCCAATGTGATCACCACCGATTATTCCGACTGGGCCACGAATTGCCCGGAATACAAGGTGACGGCGGTTCAGGTGGGGCTGTCGAACGGACCGACCGAGTGGCAGGAAAGCTACGAGGAACAGGCGCGGCTGTCGCGCCGGATCCTGCCGGCGGCCGAATGAAGGCGAGCCGGTCCATATCCGCCCGGGCGCTTGGCCCCGAAGGCGCGCGCGACATCACGCGGTCCCTGCCCGAGGAGGTGCCGGTTGCAATCACCTGCAATGGCACGACGCAGGCCGTGATGATGACGAGCCCCGCCGATCTGGAGGATTTCGCGATCGGCTTTGCCATGACCGAAGGCTTTGCGCGGCTTGACCAGATCGAGCGGGTCGAGGTGATGGAACTGGCGCAGGGGATCGAGGCGCGGCTCTGGATCGCCGAAGAGGCGGCAAATGCCCTGGGCGCGCGGCGGCGTGCGATGATGGGGCCGGTCGGCTGCGGGCTTTGCGGTATCGACAGTCTGGAGCAGGCCCTGCGCGATCTTCCGCCCGTCACGGGGCGGCTTGCGCTGTCCCTGTCCGAGGCCGCGGGGGCGGGGGATGCGCTCAGGGCGCATCAACCGCTGCATGATTTGACCCATGCCGTTCATGCGGCTGGATTTTTCATTCCCGGTCAGGGTATCGTCATGGTCCGGGAGGATGTCGGGCGGCACAATGCGCTCGACAAGCTGATCGGCGCGGCGCTGCGGGCAGAGATCGACCCTGCCTGCGGCGCCGTGGTCATCACCAGCCGCGTCTCGGTCGAGATGGTGCAGAAGACCGTGATGTTCGGCAGCCCGATCCTGATCGCCGTATCGGCCCCCACCGCGCAGGCGCTGCGCAGCGCGGAGGCGGCTGGCCTGAGCGTTGCGGCCTTCGGGCGCGAGGGGCGCTTGCAGGTTTTCACCCATCCCCATCGCATCCAGGAGGATCGTTCCCATGTCGCATGACAAGCTGATCCGCATGGCCAACCAGATCGCCACCTTCTTTCACAGCCAGCCCGGCGTCGATCAGGTGGAAAAGGTCGCGGCCCATCTCAAGGATTACTGGGCGCCCGAGATGCGCGCGGAGCTCAAGGCGCAGGCAGCTGACCATGAACAGGAGATGGACGTGCTTGTGCGCCGGGCGCTGCCCATGATCTGAAATTTGCAGGGTATCGGGGCTGGGGCTTGTGGCGATGCCCCGTCCTCCGCTACGACTGGCGCAGGTCGTTTCACTATGCGGCCCAAGGTTTCAACATGTGGAACAAGCCATGTCCGACACCCGCGCCAATCGCCGCTACCGCAGCCAGGAATGGTTCGACAATCCCAACAACCCGGGCATGACCGCGCTGTATCTGGAGCGCTACCAGAACCAGGCCTTTACCCAAGCCGAATTGCAGGCGGAAAAGCCCATCATCGGCATCGCCCAGACGGGCAGCGATCTTGTGCCCTGCAACAAGATCCACGTGTTCCTGATGGACCGGATCAAGGCGGGTATCCGCGATGCGGGCGGCATTCCGATGGAATTCCCGGTGCATCCGATCCAGGAAACCGGCAAACGGCCCACGGCGGCGCTGGATAGAAACTTGCAATATCTGAGCCTTGTCGAGGTTTTGCACGGCTATCCCATTGACGGGGTGGTGCTGACCACGGGTTGCGACAAGACCACGCCGGCGATGCTGATGGGGGCGGCGACGGTCGATCTGCCCGCCATCGCGCTGAACGGCGGGCCGATGCTGGATGGCTGGTGGCAGGGCAAGCGCGCGGGATCGGGGACGATCATCTGGGAAAGCCGCCGCCTGCTGGCCGAGGGCAAGATCGATTACGAGGAATTCATGGCGCGCGCCTGCGCCTCGTCGCCGTCGCTGGGGCATTGCAACACGATGGGCACGGCCAGCACGATGAACGCGCTGGCCGAAGCCTTGGGCATGACGCTGCCGGGTGCCGCGGCGATCCCCGCGCCGTTCCGCGAGCGGATGGAGATGGCCTATCTGACGGGGCGGCGGATCGTGGAGATGGTGGAGGCGGATCTGAAGCCCTCCGACATCCTGACAAGGGATGCTTTTCTCAATGCAATCAAGGTGAACACGGCCATCGGCGGGTCGACGAACGCGCCGCCGCATCTGGCCGCGATCGCGCGTCATGCGGGCGTGGAGCTGGATGTGCGCGATTGGCAGGATCACGGATTGGATTTGCCCTTGCTCGTCAACATGCAGCCTGCGGGCGCGTATCTGGGCGAGAGTTTCTTTCGCGCGGGCGGTGTTCCGGCGGTGATGGGGGAATTGCTGGCGGCGGGGCATCTGGAGGGCGGCGTCATGACGGCGAGCGGCAAGCCGCTGGCGGAGGCGCTGGGTCCTGCGCGGAGCCTTGATCACGACGTCATTCGCCCGTGCGATCAACCACTTAGGGAAAAGGCGGGCTTTGCGGTTCTGAGCGGGAACCTGTTTGACAGCGCGTTGATGAAGACGAGTGTCATCTCGGCCGATTTCCGGGACCGTTTCCTGAAGGACGGGGTGTTCGAAGGGCGGGCCGTCGTCTTCGAGGGGCCGGAAGATTATCACCAAAGGATTAACGATCCGGGGTTAGGTATTAACGAAACCTCAATTTTGTTCATCCGAAACGTAGGCTGTGTCGGCTATCCCGGTTCGGCGGAGGTGGTGAACATGCAGCCGCCAGATCACCTGATCCGGGCGGGCATCCGGCATCTGCCGACGGTGGGCGACGGGCGGCAATCGGGGACATCGGAAAGCCCCTCGATCCTGAACGCCTCGCCCGAGGCGGTGGTGGGGGGCGGTCTTGCGCTGATCAAGACGGGCGACCCGGTGCGGCTGGACCTGAACACGGGGCGGATGGATGCGATGGTCGCCCCCGAGGACTGGGAGGCGCGGCGCGCGGGCTGGACGCCCCCCGAGATCGTCAACCAGACGCCCTGGCAGGAAATCTACCGGACCCATGTCGGGCAATTGGCGCAAGGTGGATGCCTTGAACTGGCCACGGCGTATCAGCGGATCGCAAAGGACCTGCCGCGCGACAATCACTGACGGGCGAGCATCGCGCGCGCGGTCAGAGCTCCATCCGCACCATCTGCTTGGGCAGGGCTGCGAGGGCTGTGGCGATCTCGTCCTCGGTCGGGTTGGCGATGGGCGTGGCGTTTTCGATCAGGCCCAGGGCGGCCAATTCGTCGGCCATCCGGCGCAGATCATGGAGCGCGCGGACATTCGATTGCTCGCCGTAGATCCGGCCCGGATGGTAGAGCCGAGTCAGCGTGTCGATCACATGGACCCGTGCCGCGCTTTGCCAGTGCAATTGCGCGACAAAGGAGGCGGTATTGCCGGTGGTGCGGCGGGGAATGATCCCGATCTCGACCGGCTGATCCGGCGCGAGCGCATAGGCGATCACGTGCAGCGCCGAGCCTTCGACGGTGACGATGCGGCGTGCGGCGCGGTAGCGGGCGACCTGTTCGGTGAGGCTGTGGGCTTCGGGGTGGAAGATCTCGTAGCCGTTGGCGGCGAATAGCGCCTCGATCCTGTCCTCGAACATCAGGTTGCCCATGACCGACAGACGCGCGCGCGAGACATAGAGATTCTCGCTGCCCGCAGGGGCGACATCGGGCAGGAAATGCCGCTTGATGAAGGCGCGGAATTCCGGTGCGCCGGGGCTGAAATCGCCGCCGCCCATGCCCTGCGCGCCGAGGATCAGACGTTCGGGACGGGCGGGTTGCGTGGGGCAGGCGCGGCGGGTGGGCAGGCCGGGAAAGGCGTCGAACACGGCCTGCGTCGCGGCCAGATAGCGCTTGGGGCGTTGGTAGAAGCTGCGATGGACCGCCGGAAGAAAGACGATCCCGTCGGGCGGCGTGTCGAGATGATCGAGCACCCAGAGCCGTGACAGGCTTTCGATGATGCAATGCCCGAAGGCGGGGTCGAGCACGCCTCCGTAAAGCCATGTGCCGGGCATGTCGGTCACCGGGACATCGGGGTCGGGCACGCAGGGCAGCGTCCAGCGCTTGGTGCTGGTGTAGCGGCAATGGGAAAGGTCGACGAAGTGCCCATCCGCCCCGATCACGCCGCCGGGTCGGGGGCTGTGGTTCTTGGCGTGGTGGGTGACGGGCCAGATCAGCGGCGCATCCAGTGTCGTGATGCTGCGGGCGAGCGGCGCGTCGGGGTCGAAGGTGGCGCTGTCCGTCCCCATGGCTCAGACAAACCCATGGGCGGCAAGGCGGTGGAGGAGGTCGTCGGCATCCTCGCCGTCTTGCAGGGGGATGTCTTGCGCGTTGTCCAGACCGTAGAGCCGGGCGAGGGGGGCGAAATCCGTGGCGTGATCGCCCGGGGTCGCGGCAAGTCTGGCGATCTTGGCCGTTCGGGGGGCGGCGTAAAGGGCCAGATCCTCGGCCGCGCTGCCCGAGACGAGGATCGTATCGGCGGTTTCGATCCGGGGGAGCAGCTCGGGCAGGGGTGCGCAGGCAAGGTCCTGGACCCTGTAGCCTGCGCCCGTGAGCGCGGTGTGACGCGGGCTGCCCGCGGCCATCGCCGGGGCGCTTGGGCCATCATGGAGGCAGAGCCGCCCGCCAGCGCCCCCCTTTGCGGCAGGTGCAGCGCGGGACCGGAGGAAGGCGCGGAAATCGGCGGTGCCATGGCGCAAGGTTCCTGCCGCCACGGCCTGCGGCGGCACGATCAGGGTTTCGAACCGGCTGGGGCCCGACAGGATGAGCGGGTCAAGCCCGGGTGCCCAGCGGGGCAGCAGGGCCGCAAGGAAAGCGGCGTAGCGATCCGCCGTCGCGGGACCATGGGGAAAGAAGACCACACCGCGTGGCGCGATCCCGGCAAGATGCGGCAGGCACCAGAGCCGCGCCAGCATCTGGCGGAGCGCATCGGGGGAAAGCGGGTCGAGCGGCCCGCCGAAAACCCATGTACCCGCGATGTCGGTGATGCGTTTGGGGCGGGGGTGGTGGCGGCTGATCGTGGCGCGGGTGGTGGCATCGTGCCACGAAATCGCGCCCGGCACCTCGCGCTGGTCGGCGTCGAAGACGCTGGCGGTGATGGGGCCTGTGCCTGTGCCGGGGCTTTTGACCAGAACCGCGTCCGTGACGGTTTCGATGGCCTCGGCCCATTCGGTGTCTGGGTCGAAGGCGAGACATTCGGGGATGGCGCGCCAGGCCACGCGGCTTTGGTCGAGGCCGAGCTGCATCCGCGCCGGGGTCTTGAACGCCTTGACCTGAAGGTCGGAGGAGGCGGGATCGAGGATCAGGCCCGCCGCCTCGATCCGGCGGATGCATTCGGCGGCTGCATCCGCGCCGTAGATCGTGGGGTGCAGTTCGACGATCAGGAAGTCGATGCCGGACAGATCGGCCGAGCCCAGGAAATCCAGCTCGCCCCCTTCGATGTCCATGACGAGGACATTGTGGGGAAAGTCGCGGCGGAGGTCCTCATAGGACAGGGTCTCGACCCGGACGGTGCGGGCATCGGTTTCGGCGGCATCGGCAGCGGCGATGCGCGAGCCCAGAAAGCTGGTGCTGACCGAAAAGAGGGTGGAGGGCACGGGATCGGGCGCGGCCATGACAAGCGCGTTCTGCACCGTCACCCGATCCGAGAGGCCGTTGAGCGCATGCAGTTTGCGGATATGGTCGATCAGGTCGGGATTGCCCTCGAAGGTGCGGACCTGCACCTCGTCGACATTGCGGGCGATGATCGCGCTGACGATGCCCGCGCCCGAGCCCAGTTCGACCACGCGGTCCCCCGGTCGCAGGTTGACAAGCGTGCCTTCGATCTCGGGGCGTTCGTAGAGGCCGCGCTGGATCGCGGCGATGGTGCGCGGCGACAGGTGCGGGGCGGCGGGGATGCGGATGCCGTGCAATTCGGCGACGATATCCGGGTCGCGATCCATGGGGCTACTCGATCTTGATCGTTACATGCGCCGGGCCCTTGGGCCTTGCGCTATACCTGTTGTTCTTGGGAATAGCCGAAATTCCGCCGGTTCGGAAGCTTTTGGTCCTGCCGATGTCGCCATGGTGGCCGGATGCGAAAAGGGCGCGCCATGAAAGGCGCGCCCTTGACGTATTCCCGAAGGAAAGGGTCGATTACATCAGTTCGATGTTCACGGCGCTTTCGCGGCCGTCACGGCCCTTTTCGAGGTCGAACTTGACCTTCTGGTTGTCGGCGAGGCCGGTGAGGCCCGAACGCTCGACGCCCGAGATGTGGACGAAAACGTCCTTGGAACCGCCATCGGGGGCGATGAAGCCGTAGCCCTTGGTGGTGTTGAACCATTTCACGGTGCCGGTGGCCATATCCGTGTCTCCTGTCATGTTGCGCTGCCCGCGACATGCGGCAGCTTCGGCGTCACCCATGCAAGATCGAGAGCACAAGCTTTGCCGAAGAGGCGAAAGACAGGGGTCGATAGAGTAGAGATAGCGCAAAGAGAGTGCCTTATCCGCGTCTGAAAGTAAAGGTGTTTCGCGGGTCCGGTCGGGGGCGGAGCGTGACCCAGATCAAGGTGCGCGGTGGCGAGGCGTCTAGGGTTCGGGCATGCGGACCTGGCCCGATGGCCCGGCGCGATGCGGAAGGACCCAGATGACCAGCCTGACAAGCACCCCCCATGATGCGCTGCAAATCGGGCAGGAGGCCGTGGTGCGGCGGTTGTGCCGGGCCGAGGATCTCTATGTCTTTGCCCATGCGAGCGGCAATCTGAACCCGATGCATCTGCCCGAGCTGGACGGGGATGGCGACGGGCGGGCAGAGGCGGTCGCGCCTTCGGCCTGGGTGGCGGCGCTGATCTCGGGGGTGTTGGGCAACCAGTTGCCGGGGCCGGGGACGCTTTACCTGTCGCAGGATCTGCGGTTCCTGGGGCGCGCCCATGCGGGCGAGACGCTGGAGGCGGGCGTGCGGGTGGTGGAAAAGCTGCCCGACCGTGTGGTGCGGATGGCGGTCTGGGTGGATGGGCCGGGCGGGCGCATAGCCGAGGGCGAGGCGCGCGTGCGCGCCCCCGATGCCGCGCGGCGGTTCGACGGGCTGGAGGTGCCGGGGCTGATCGTGCAGGCCCATCGCCAGTTCGATGCGCTTTTGGCACGGGCGGCCGCATTTCCCGCGCTTCCCACGCTGGTCGTCTGTCCCGAAAGCCCCGATGCGGTGATGGGGGCCGTGATGGCGCGGGCGCATGGGTTGATCGAGCCGGTTTTCGTGGGCGCGCCCGACAAGATCGCGCTCGCGGCTGAAGCCGCGGGGGCCGATCTGGCGGGGATCGAGATCGTCGATGTGCCCGACCACCGGGCCGCCGCCCTCAGGGCTGTCGCGATGATCCACGAGGGGCGGGGGCGGGCGCTGATGAAGGGGCATCTGCACACCGACCAGCTGTTGCATGCGATCCTGAAAAAGGAGGGCGGGCTGAGGACGAACCGGCGGGTGAGCCATGTTTTCGTGATGGATGTGCCGGGGCTCGACCATCTCTTGTTCGTCACGGATGCGGCGATCAACATCGCCCCGGACCTCGAATGCAAGGTGTCGATCGTGCAGAACGCCATCGACCTGGCCCGCGCGCTGGGGGTGGACCAGCCCAAGGTCGGCATCCTGTCGGCGGTCGAGACGGTCACGCCCTCGATCCCCTCGACGCTCGATGCCGCGGTCCTGTCGAAGATGGCCGAGCGCGGGCAGATCACGGGCGGGTTGGTCGATGGGCCGCTCGCCATGGACAATGCGGTCGATGCGGGGGCCGCGCGCACCAAGGGGCTGACCGGGATGGTGGCGGGGCGGGCCGATATCCTTGTCGTGCCGAACATGGAAGCGGGCAACATGATCGCCAAGGAGCTGACATTCCTGGCCCATGCGGGGGCGGCGGGGATCGTGATGGGGGCGCAGGTGCCGGTGATCCTGACGAGCCGGGCCGATGACGACAAGGCGCGGCTGGCGTCCTGCGCGGTGGCCGTATTGTGCGCGGAGGCGCGGGGATGCGCCTGATCCTGACGCTGAACGCGGGGTCAAGTTCGATCAAGGTCGGGCTCTACGAGGCCGGGGCCGCCGGGGGGCTGGGCGAGCCGCGCGAGCTGGCGCGGGGGCAGGTGGAGGCGCTGGGCGCTGCCGCCGTGATGGAGATCGACGCGGGCAGGGCGCGCGCGCGTGTCGAGATCGGCGTTGCCGATCATGCCACGGCGCTGGCGCGGCTCATCGCGGGCTTGCAGCCGCTTTTCGCCGGGCGCGAGATCGCGGCGGTGGGGCACCGGATCGTGCATGGAGGCGCGGATATCGACGGGCCGCGCCTGCTGACACCGGAGCTGGTCGCCGAGCTGGAGGCGTTGACGCCGCTCGCGCCGCTCCACCAGCCCCATAACCTTGCCGGTCTGCGCGCGGCGATGACGGCCTTTCCGCAGGCCTGCCAGGTCGCGGCCTTCGACACGGCCTTTCACCGGGGCCATCCTTTCGTGAACGACACCTTTGCCCTGCCGCGACGGTTCTACGAGGCTGGCGTCCGGCGCTACGGGTTCCATGGCTTGAGCTATGACTACATCGCCGGACGGCTGGCGCAGGATCATCCCGAGCTTGCGCGGGGGCGGGTGATCGTGGCGCATCTGGGCAATGGCGCATCGCTCTGCGCGCTCGATGGGGGGCGATCCATCGCCTCGACCATGGGGTTTTCGGCGCTGGACGGGATGCCGATGGGCACGCGGGTGGGCCAGCTTGATCCGGGCGTGGTGCTCTACCTGCTAGAGCAGGGGATGAGCGGGGGCGAGATCACTGACCTGCTCTACCGCGAAAGCGGGCTTTTGGGCCTGTCGGGATTGAGCCATGACATGCGGGTCCTGTTGGCCACGGATAGTGCGGGGGCCGAGGAGGCCATCGCCTATTTCACCTTTCGGCTGGCGCGCGAGATCGGGGGGCTGGCGGCGGCGCTGGGCGGGGTGGATGCGCTGGTCTTTACCGGCGGGATCGGGGAGAACGCGGGCCCGATCCGGGCGCGCGCGCTGGAGCGGCTGGGGTTTCTGGGCCTGTCGGTCGATCCGGCGCGCAACGCGGCCAATGCGGCGATGATCCATGCGGGCCCCGTGCCGATCCTCGTGATGCCGACCGACGAGGAGCGGGTGATCGCACGGGCCGCCATGGCGCTTGCCCCTTGACCTTGGCGCGGGGAGGGTCGAGGGGAGGGTTATGCGTATCTTATTGATCCTTGCCCTTCTGACGCTGGCCGGTGTGATCGGCGCGGCGGTCTTTTTTCGCAGCGTGTCCATGCCGCCCGAGGTCTGGGACGTGGATCCCGCCCGCGTGACCCCGCCCGCAAGCCCAAATTTCGCGCTGCTGCGCGGGGCGGAGGCGCCCGTGTTCGACATGG contains:
- the fdhF gene encoding formate dehydrogenase subunit alpha codes for the protein MKDFIIPWGDDRDMGTPAKEGAPITLEIDGFEVTVPEGTSVMRAAAIAGIKVPKLCASDNLEAFGSCRLCVVEIEGRRGTPASCTTPVAPGMVVRTQSEQVKKIRKGVMELYISDHPLDCLTCSANGDCELQDMAGVVGLRDQRFEAPEGGMRTHFATRDTSGQANPEYRPKDDSNPYFTYDPAKCIVCNRCVRACEEVQGTFALTIEGRGFDSRVSAGGAGDDFLSSDCVSCGACVQACPTATLQEKSVIELGTPTRSVITTCAYCGVGCSFKAELNGDELVRMTPYKHGAANRGHSCVKGRFAYGYATHADRILSPMIRETIDEPWREVSWEEALGFAAAKMRGIQAKYGRKAVGVITSSRCTNEETYLVQKLTRAVFLNNNTDTCARVCHSPTGYGLGQTFGTSAGTQNFDSVAKADVVVVIGANPTDGHPVFASRLKKRLRAGAKLIVIDPRRIDLVKSAHIEAAHHLALRPGTNVAVVTALAHVIVTEKLYDESFIRQRCDWDEFEEYAEFISDVRHAPEMTEMLTGVPAEELRAAARLYATGGNGAIYYGLGVTEHSQGSTTVMGIANLAMLTGNIGREGVGVNPLRGQNNVQGSCDMGSFPHELPGYRHVKNADVRAIFESAWGVEIDAEPGLRIPNMLDAAVSGQFKGLYCQGEDILQSDPDTRHVAAGLAAMDCVIVHDLFLNETANYAHVFLPGSTFLEKDGTFTNAERRINRVRKVMAPRNGYADWEITQMLANAILKAEGRPLWHYTHPAQIMEEIAATTPGFANVDYAMLEEKGSVQWPCNDAAPEGSPIMHVDGFVRGKGRFIVTEYVATEERTGPRFPLLLTTGRILSQYNVGAQTRRTPNTVWHTEDVLEIHPHDAEVRGVKEGDWVKLASRSGETAMRAHLTDRVSPGVVYTTFHHPTTQANVITTDYSDWATNCPEYKVTAVQVGLSNGPTEWQESYEEQARLSRRILPAAE
- the fdhD gene encoding formate dehydrogenase accessory sulfurtransferase FdhD, with amino-acid sequence MKASRSISARALGPEGARDITRSLPEEVPVAITCNGTTQAVMMTSPADLEDFAIGFAMTEGFARLDQIERVEVMELAQGIEARLWIAEEAANALGARRRAMMGPVGCGLCGIDSLEQALRDLPPVTGRLALSLSEAAGAGDALRAHQPLHDLTHAVHAAGFFIPGQGIVMVREDVGRHNALDKLIGAALRAEIDPACGAVVITSRVSVEMVQKTVMFGSPILIAVSAPTAQALRSAEAAGLSVAAFGREGRLQVFTHPHRIQEDRSHVA
- a CDS encoding formate dehydrogenase subunit delta, which encodes MSHDKLIRMANQIATFFHSQPGVDQVEKVAAHLKDYWAPEMRAELKAQAADHEQEMDVLVRRALPMI
- a CDS encoding NADH-ubiquinone oxidoreductase-F iron-sulfur binding region domain-containing protein — encoded protein: MKVYVPRDAAARALGADAVADAFAKAGVRVIRNGSRGMVWLEPLVEIEEGGARRAYGSVTPADVAGILSGEVQSLGPVEDIPFFARQTRLTFARCGLIDPLDLAEYEAHGGLAGLRRALELGSEGILAEVKDSGLRGRGGAGFPTGIKWETVARAQADRKYIVCNADEGDSGTFADRMLMEGDPFSLIEGMVIAGIAVGATKGFVYIRSEYPDAIEVMYRVVEISRKNKILGHVLHSEHEFDIEIRVGAGAYVCGEETSLLNSLEGKRGVVRAKPPLPALEGFMGRPTVVNNVISLGTIPVILEKGAAHYAGFGLGRSKGTMPIQIAGNVARGGLFETAFGMPLGALVNEIAGGTATGRPVKAVQVGGPLGAYFAPEKFDTPFAYEEFDGQGGLIGHAGVVVFDESADMRAMARFAMEFCAVESCGKCTPCRIGAVRGVETIDRIAAGDASAVPLLVDLCETMKHGSLCALGGFTPYPVMSALTQFPEEFAGHREAAE